In the Bacteroidota bacterium genome, one interval contains:
- the pepF gene encoding oligoendopeptidase F, translating to MKTKLRTSLLFVLFISLLTGTASYGQNDRAEIEDKYKWDLTDIYASEEAWNQAKEKLTGELDRIDDFKGKLTQSPQNLLDAMVYRSTVSKEMTKLYIYASMNADLDTRNMHYKGMEQELQQIFTDFSAKAAFVRPEILSVDWSVIEDYISKEPLLKEYEMGLKDLFRQQKHSLSEAEERILALSGLITGSPASIYGTFKDAEMPSPEVTLDNGEVVALNSAGYEKYRASANRADRKKVFEGYWNNFKKYEASYGDMLYGNVKSDLFVSKARKYESSLEASLFPNNIPTDVYKSLVNNVNKNLPAFHRYLKIKKRMMGVDTLKYMDLYAPSVKGVDLKYTYEEAQEIILKSLAPLGKDYVATVEKAFNERWIDVYPTPGKRSGAYSNGAFYDGHPYILLNYNGLYNDVSTTAHELGHTMQSYYSNKNQPYPTSDYGIFVAEVASTFNEVLLFNHMLKKVKDEEVKLSLLMDRLNGFKGTLFRQTQFAEFEMKIHEAAQAGTPLTGEYLSNLYKEIVHKYYGHDAGVCYVDEYINTEWAFIPHFYYNFYVYQYSTSFVASNSLAEAVMNKEKDALEKYLAFLSSGSSEYQIELLKKAGVDMTSPEAFTKTISAMNKVMDEIEKILDKKGM from the coding sequence GTGAAAACAAAACTTAGAACCAGCCTGTTATTTGTGCTATTTATTTCGCTGCTAACAGGAACAGCAAGCTATGGACAAAACGACCGAGCTGAAATAGAAGACAAATACAAATGGGATTTAACAGATATTTATGCATCTGAAGAAGCATGGAATCAGGCAAAAGAAAAACTGACAGGAGAACTCGACAGGATTGACGACTTCAAAGGAAAACTAACCCAGTCTCCTCAAAACCTGTTAGATGCTATGGTATACAGATCTACAGTTTCTAAAGAGATGACTAAACTCTACATATACGCGAGCATGAATGCCGATCTGGACACCCGTAACATGCACTACAAAGGTATGGAACAGGAATTACAGCAAATATTCACTGATTTCTCGGCTAAGGCAGCGTTTGTAAGACCTGAAATACTAAGCGTTGACTGGTCGGTTATTGAAGACTACATAAGCAAAGAACCCCTGCTGAAAGAATACGAAATGGGATTAAAAGATTTATTCCGCCAACAGAAACATTCTTTAAGTGAGGCAGAAGAGAGAATCCTTGCATTATCAGGTTTAATTACCGGCTCACCTGCATCAATATACGGAACATTTAAAGATGCAGAAATGCCAAGCCCGGAAGTAACACTTGACAACGGAGAAGTGGTTGCACTTAACAGTGCCGGATATGAAAAATACAGAGCATCAGCCAATCGCGCTGACCGGAAAAAAGTATTCGAAGGTTACTGGAACAATTTCAAAAAATACGAAGCCTCATATGGAGATATGCTATACGGTAATGTAAAAAGCGATTTATTCGTTTCAAAAGCCCGTAAATATGAATCTTCACTCGAAGCATCGTTATTTCCAAACAATATACCTACTGATGTTTATAAATCTTTGGTAAACAACGTGAATAAAAATCTTCCTGCATTCCATAGATATCTGAAAATTAAAAAGCGTATGATGGGAGTTGACACTCTAAAATATATGGATCTGTATGCTCCTTCGGTTAAAGGCGTGGACCTGAAATACACATACGAGGAAGCTCAGGAAATTATACTAAAATCTTTAGCCCCACTTGGAAAAGATTATGTTGCCACTGTAGAAAAAGCTTTTAACGAGAGATGGATTGACGTATACCCTACACCGGGAAAACGTTCAGGGGCATACTCAAACGGAGCATTTTACGACGGACACCCTTACATTTTATTAAATTACAATGGTCTGTACAACGACGTAAGCACCACAGCTCACGAACTGGGGCACACAATGCAAAGCTACTATTCGAACAAAAATCAGCCCTACCCTACTTCTGATTACGGAATATTTGTTGCCGAAGTAGCTTCAACTTTCAACGAAGTATTACTATTTAACCACATGTTGAAAAAAGTAAAAGATGAGGAAGTAAAACTTTCACTGTTAATGGACAGACTTAACGGATTTAAAGGAACTCTTTTCCGCCAGACGCAATTTGCCGAATTCGAAATGAAAATTCATGAAGCTGCGCAGGCCGGAACTCCTTTAACTGGCGAGTACCTGTCTAATCTATACAAGGAAATTGTACATAAATATTACGGACACGATGCCGGAGTATGTTATGTTGATGAATATATCAACACGGAATGGGCCTTTATCCCTCATTTCTATTACAACTTCTATGTATACCAGTACAGTACTTCGTTTGTAGCATCAAATTCACTGGCAGAAGCAGTTATGAATAAAGAAAAAGATGCTTTGGAAAAATACCTTGCATTTCTAAGCTCAGGAAGCTCAGAATATCAGATCGAACTGCTAAAGAAAGCAGGTGTAGACATGACAAGTCCAGAAGCTTTCACTAAAACAATCAGTGCCATGAATAAAGTTATGGATGAGATTGAGAAGATACTTGACAAGAAAGGAATGTAA
- a CDS encoding type III pantothenate kinase, whose amino-acid sequence MNLIIDIGNTKAKLAVYKADDLLSDCVVDYEEVIDKIIELRNDYEFSKSIVSNVGTDIEGLNEFLDDNFFNIVLDSKTELPIKINYSAPETLGVDRRALAVAAYEANPEGNSLVVDMGSCITYDVVTADGVYQGGAISPGMNMRFKAMHNFTESLPLVSFKESHSIIGKDTEMSLVNGVVFGICSEIDNYIEVLKSEFENISVFISGGDHPFFANKLKNSIFADQKILLRGLNIILNYNFKIR is encoded by the coding sequence ATGAATTTAATAATTGACATAGGAAATACAAAAGCAAAATTAGCTGTTTATAAAGCTGATGATTTGCTTAGTGATTGTGTGGTTGATTATGAAGAAGTGATTGATAAAATTATAGAACTCCGGAATGATTATGAATTCAGTAAGTCGATCGTGTCTAATGTCGGTACTGATATAGAGGGTTTAAATGAGTTTCTGGATGATAATTTTTTCAATATTGTTTTAGATTCAAAAACAGAATTACCAATAAAAATAAATTATTCTGCTCCCGAAACATTAGGAGTGGACCGTAGAGCCCTTGCTGTTGCTGCCTACGAAGCTAATCCGGAAGGAAACAGTTTGGTAGTAGATATGGGGTCGTGTATAACTTATGATGTTGTAACTGCAGATGGGGTTTATCAGGGAGGTGCTATATCCCCTGGAATGAATATGCGTTTTAAGGCAATGCACAATTTTACAGAATCATTACCGTTAGTTAGTTTTAAAGAATCACATTCAATTATTGGAAAAGATACCGAAATGTCGCTTGTAAATGGTGTTGTTTTTGGAATTTGTTCTGAGATTGATAACTATATTGAGGTGTTAAAGAGCGAATTTGAAAATATTTCTGTTTTTATTAGTGGAGGAGACCATCCTTTCTTTGCAAACAAATTAAAAAATAGCATATTTGCAGACCAAAAAATATTATTGCGAGGATTAAACATAATCTTGAACTATAATTTCAAAATTAGATGA